Below is a genomic region from Streptomyces roseoviridis.
ATTTTCCGCACCGAGCGGAACCAAGCCACGCGGATCCGGGCGGGGGAGACCCTGCGGGAGCAGACGCGTTTCGACGAGTACCTCCGACGGCGGGCGGAGGACCCGGAGTACACCTTCCGCCGACACCTGCGGCGGATCGGTGGCGCCATCGAGGAGTAGGGACTGACCGGAAGGGCGCCCCGGCTGTGCCCCGGTCCGGCCTGCCCGCCGTCGCCGACGGCCCAGGTCCGCGCTCCGCCCGGCCCCGCTGCCGGTTCGCCGCCGGCCTGCCCCCGGTCCGGGCATCGGCCGAACCGGCTCCCGGTCTTGCCAGGGCATCGGCCGAACCGGCTCCCGGTCTTGCCCGGTCGCCGGGCCCGCCCCCGTTCGGCGGCGGTCCGCTCAGCCCGCGCGGAAGCCCGTCGTCCCGTCCGGGAGCAGCGCCTCGACCTCGGCGCCGTGCTCCACGGTGCGGCTCACCGTGCAGTACTTCTCGTGCGTGAGCCGCACCCCACGGGCGAACACGTCCGCCGCCCGAGGGTTGTTGTCCGGGAGCTCGAACTCGTAACTCACCCTGATCCGCCCGATCCGGCCGTCGTCCTCCGGCCCCGAGACGCCCTCCACCACGATCCGCAGGTCGTCGTGGTCGACGGCCCGCGCCGTGCGGTCGATGACCAGCCCGCCGCAGCCACCCATCGCCGCGAGCAGCAGTTCCACGGGCGTGAACGACGGCTGCGCCGCCGCGTCGTCGTCCGCCGCGATCCGCACCTCCGCGCCACGGTCGTTGCGGGCGGTCCAGGTGCGGTATCCGGTGCGGAGGGTCTCGATCCGGTAGTCGGCCATGACGGCACTGCTCCTCGGTACGGGGACGGCGTGCGGCACGCGGGCGCGTACACGCCCCCATCCCATCACCCTGCCCAGTGCCGCCCCGCACGGGCACGCTCTCCTGCTCGACGGGCCCCGCGCCTCCGGCGGCTCTCCCCAAGCGTGCGCCATGGCCTTTCCATCCCCCTCCGGGGGTCCGGGGGTAGCTTTTCGCGCCGCCCTGGAGGGTGGTCCCGCACACCTGGCGGCCTCCGCCGGTCGCCTCGCCCTGTCAGCAGGGCCAGGACACCGGCGGCGCGCACGCGTGACGCGGCGTAGGCGCGGACACGTCCAAGGCACTGAGTACCGGGTCCGCGGCGAACTGAGTACCACGTCCCATGACCCGCCCCCGGTGCCGCTGATGAACTGTCGTCATGACCGACGACACCCCGCGCACCGCAGCCCGCCCGCTCCGCCACGTCACCGCCACGGCCACCGCCACCGGTTCGGCGCTCGTCGTGGTGTTGCTGCCGGTCGTGGTCGGCGCGCTCCTCGCGCGGTCGGTGGGCGGCGACCCGATGGCCTCCGTCAACGCGCTCATCGCGGGCGGCGGTCAGCGGGCCAAGCTCTCCCGCGCCCAGCTGCGCGGCTGCGGCGGCCGGGCCGTCGCCACGGCCCGCGGGGTCTGGGGCCGTTCCGCGCGGCGGGTGGGCGCCCCGTCCTGCCGGACGGCCGAGACGACGGCCTCGACGACCGCTGACGCCCTGCACGAGCCGGCCGCCCACCGGTAGCCGAGCGGCGGGCGCAGTTGCTCGCCGAGCACGGTGCCGCCGCGCTGAGGGGGAGCGGGCACGTGGTGAGCCAGGTCGCCGTGATGCGGGTGCCTCTCGGGTGGCTGCCGCCGTGGCCAGGTCACGACTCCTCGGCCGCCCGCAGGCCCCTCGTACGCCTCACGGGCCGCCGCGTCGCCTAAGGGACGCCGCATGGGACGGCGTACCCGGATGGGGGCCGTCCGGGTACGCACCGGCGCTCGCTCTCGGCGGCCGGAACCGGGCGGCGGGACACCGCCCACCCCCGGCCGGATTCCCCGGCGCTCCGGCGATCGACCGCCGCTGGCTGGAACCGGGCGGCACGCCGCCCGCCCCCTCCGGCCGAATCCCCAACCCCCGGGCGCTCGCACCCCGCGCCGAGAGCGGGCGGCACTCCGCCCGCCCCCCGCCCCCGGCGCCCCGCAGCCCGTCAGCCCCGGAACGCCGCCGGGCGTTCCGGAGAGGCGTCCGACAGGGCCTTGCGGACCGCGTCCACGCCCGCCCGCAGGCCGTAGACGGGCGTGTCGGGCTGCTGGCGCCAGGAGTCGTCGATGCCGCCCGCGTCGACCGTGTCGAAGCCGAGCTCGTCGATGAGGGCGCGCACCGTCTTCTTCGCCACCTCGTCGTCGCCCGCGACCGGCAGGGCGATCCGCTCGGGGTCGCCGGCCGGGCGGGGGCGGTCCAGGATGTCCTGGGCGTAGGTGCCGTTGAACGCCTTGACCACGGGGTGGCCGAGCTGGCGCTCCGTCCAGCGGCTCTCGGTCAGGCCCTCGTCCTCGATGGCCGCGATACGGCCGTCGCGCTCCCGCGGGTAGTAGTTGTTGGTGTCGATGACGACGAAGCCCTCCGCCGCCCCGTCGAACAGACCGGGCGGCAGGTAGGGGACCGCCCTCAGGGGAACCGTCACCACCACGACCTCCGCGCCCCGCGCGGCCTCCGTCACCGCGACCGGCCTCGCGCCCGTCTCCGCGGCCAGGTCCTCGAGGGTGTGCGGGCCACGGGAGTTGGCGACGGACACCTCGTGACCGAGTGCCGTGAGGCGACGGGTGAGGTTTCCGCCGATGTTGCCTGCCCCGATGATGCCGATCTTCATGACCGTGCCTTTCGCATGCCGAGCTTGCCGGGTCGTCGAGTCCGCGAACGGGTGGTGTGAGGCCGTCCGTTCACGCCCTTGGCCCAACCGGCGCCGGCCGCAGGCCATTCCCGATGCCGACCGCGGGCCCTTCCCGGCGACGTGAGGGCTCGGCGCGGCCGACGTGAAAGCTGTGCCGTTTCCGCCCCGGCACAGGGCCGTTCGGGTGATGATCCACTGACCACACCCGGCCACGCCGAGCCCCGCCTCGGTTCCGTCGTCGAAAGGGCAGCGCCCATGGAAGCCCACGAGCCCGCCGCAGACCCCGAGCGGGAGGACGCGCCGCCGCGCGGCATCGGCCGCCGCCGGTTCCTCGGCTACGTGCTGGCGGCACCGACGCTCACCGTCGCCGCCCGCATCGGCGGGGACGCCCTCGCGCCCGGGGCCGCGGCGGCGGCCGTACCCGCCGCGGCCCCGGGCGTCGTCCCGTCCCTGCCGGGACCGGCCGAGATCCTCGACCTCAACGACCTGCTCACCGCCGCCGCCCTGCCCACGGCGAACCTCATCACCATCCGCCTCGACCCCGACGGCACCGCCCACTTCGCGCTGCCCCGAGCCGAGGTCGGCCAGGGCATCACCACCTCCACCGCGATGATCATCGCCGAGGAACTCGACCTCCCCCTGGACCGGATCCGGGTCACCCTCGCCGACGCCCGCCCCGAACTGCTCTTCAACCAGCTCACCGGCGGTTCCAACACCACCGTCTCCACCTTCACGCCCGTCCGGGTCGCCGCCGCCGTCGCCCGCGGCCGGCTGCTGCGCGCCGCCGCCCTGGAACTCGGCGCCGCCGTCGACACCCTCACCACGAAGGCCGGGGTCGTCACCTCCGCCGCCGGCATCCGCCTCACCTACGGCGAGCTCGCCGTCAAGGCCGCCGCCGTCTCCGACACCGCGGTCGCCGTCACCCTCAAGGACCGCGCGGACTTCCGGATCATCGGCACCGCACAGCGCCGCATCGACGCCCTCGCCGCCGTCACCGGACGCAAGACCTTCGCCATGGACGTCCAGGTCCCCGGCGCGCTGCCCACCATGGTCTGCCGCCCCCCGACGATCAACGGCACCGTCCGCTCCGTCGACAACCGGGCCGAGGTCGCGGCCATGCCCGGCATCACCGATGTCGTCACCGTCTCCACCGGCGTCGCCGTCCGCGGCCGGACCTTCGGCCAGTGCATCGACGCCGTCCGCGCGCTGAAGGTCACCTGGGGGCCCGGCACCGCCGAAGGCGCCTCCGACGCGACCGTGCTGCAGAAGCTGCGCCAGGCCGAACTCCCCCTGGCCGTACCGCCCCTCGACCTGCTCACCAAGTCCGTCGACGCCCGCTTCACCTTCCACTTCGCCAGCAACGGCGCCCTGGAGACGAACTGCGCCGTCGCCGACGTACGGCCCGGGTCGGCCGAGATCTGGGCCGGCCTCAAGTCCCCGATCGTCGCCCAGGAGGAGATCGCGCTCCGGCTCGGGCTTCCGGTGAGCGCCGTGAAGGTCCACGTCACCGAGGGCGGCGGCTCGTTCGGCCGCAAGCTCTTCCACGACGCCGCCGCCGAGGCGGCCGAGATCTCGCAGGCGATGGGCAAGCCGGTCCGGCTGATGTGGCACCGCACCGACGACTTCCGGCAGGGCCGTACGCATCCCATGGCGATCTCCCGGGTCCGCGCCACGTACGCGCTCGGCGAGGTCCTCACGTACGAGCAGCGGCACACCTCCGTCGCCACCGACTTCGGCCACGGCGTCGGCGAGATCATCACCTCCCGGGCGGCACAGCTGCCGGTCGCGGACCTCACCTTCTCCGAGACGATGTTCCAGCTCACCCAGTCGAGCCCCTACCACTTCGGCGTGACCACCCAGCTCCTGAACGAGGTCGACCACGGCTTCAACACCGGTTCCATGCGCGGCATCTACTCGCCCAACGTGCGCTGCGCCCAGGAACTCGTCGTCGACGAACTCGCCCGGCGGACGAGCCGGGACCCGCTCGCCTTCCGCCGCCGCTTCCTCAAGGACGAGCGGGCCCGAGCCGTCCTCGACAAGGTCGCCGAGACCGGCCGCTGGGGACGGCCCATGGCACCCGGCACGGCACAGGGCATCGCCGTCCACTCCGAGTACCACGCCTTCGTCGCCGTCCTCGCCGAGATCGACTGCAGCCCGGAGACCACCGGCCGGACGATCCGGGACGCCTGCACGGGACCGCGCGTCACCAGGGTCGTCTGCGCCGTCGACGTCGGCCTCGCGGTCAACCCGCGCGGCCTCGAGGCCCAGATGATGGGCGGCATCATGGACGGCATCGCCCTCACCCTCACCTCCAGCCTGCACCTGAGGGACGGCCGCTTCCTGGAGAGCAGCTGGGACAACTACTTCTACACCCGGCAGTGGAACACCCCGCCCGAGCTGGAGATCGTCGTCATGCCGTCGACCGGCGACGAGCCCGGCGGCGCGGGCGAACTGGCCGTCGCCGCCGCGAGCGCCGCCGTCGCCTGCGCCTACGGCCGGGCCACCGGCACCATGCCGACCAGCTTCCCGGTCAACCACACCGCGCCGCTGCCCTTCACCCCGGCGCCCGCCGTCCCGCCGATCCCCGCCTCCCCGACCGACGGCCGCGACCGCGCCCTCTGAGCGCGGACCGCCCCCCCCGCACACATCGAGAACAGGAGCCACCGTGCCCCAGCACACCTTCATCCTCAACGGCAGGGCCGTCACCGCCGAGGTCGAGGACGACGTCCGGCTGCTCTGGGTGCTCCGGGACGTCCTCGGCGTCACCGGACCCAAGTACGGCTGCGGCGTCGGCGTCTGCCAGGCGTGTACGAGCCACCTCAACGGCAGGGCGTTCACGCCCTGTTCCGTGCCGGTCGGGGACCTCGACGCCACCGACGAGGTCACCACCATCGAGGGACTGCCCGCCACCGTCGGCCGGGAACTGCACCCGATGCAGGAGGCGTGGCTCGACATCGACGTCGCACAGTGCGGCTACTGCCAGCCCGGGCAGATCATGACCGCCGTGGCGGCCGTACGGCGCGCCCACGAAGCCGGACGGGAGATCGACGAGGCCGACCTCGACCAGATCCGCAACATCTGCCGCTGCGGAACCTATAACCGTATCCGTGAGGCCATCAAGGAGGGCGCCCGCCGCATGGTGTGAGCCGGTACGTCCTTCGCGCGCACCGCACCCGCACCGCGTCCACCGCACCGCGGCGGCCTCCGTGACGAGAGGAAGCGTGTCCGCCATGCCCGGAAAGATCGTCCTGTTCGCCGGCGTCTCCCTCGACGGCTACACCGAGGGAGAGGGCCATGACATCGGCTGGCACCAGGTCGACGAGGAGCTGCACTCCCATTTCAACGAGGAACTCGCCGCCATGGGCGGCTTCCTCAGCGGGCGCCGCACCCACCAGCTGATGGCGGACTTCTGGCCGACCGCCGACGAGGACCCCGATCTGAGCCCCGCGATGCGCGAGTTCGCCGAGATCTGGCGGACCAAGCCGAAGACGGTCTACTCCACCACCCTGCGGC
It encodes:
- a CDS encoding OsmC family protein; translated protein: MADYRIETLRTGYRTWTARNDRGAEVRIAADDDAAAQPSFTPVELLLAAMGGCGGLVIDRTARAVDHDDLRIVVEGVSGPEDDGRIGRIRVSYEFELPDNNPRAADVFARGVRLTHEKYCTVSRTVEHGAEVEALLPDGTTGFRAG
- a CDS encoding NADPH-dependent F420 reductase, with product MACGRRRLGQGRERTASHHPFADSTTRQARHAKGTVMKIGIIGAGNIGGNLTRRLTALGHEVSVANSRGPHTLEDLAAETGARPVAVTEAARGAEVVVVTVPLRAVPYLPPGLFDGAAEGFVVIDTNNYYPRERDGRIAAIEDEGLTESRWTERQLGHPVVKAFNGTYAQDILDRPRPAGDPERIALPVAGDDEVAKKTVRALIDELGFDTVDAGGIDDSWRQQPDTPVYGLRAGVDAVRKALSDASPERPAAFRG
- a CDS encoding molybdopterin cofactor-binding domain-containing protein, which codes for MEAHEPAADPEREDAPPRGIGRRRFLGYVLAAPTLTVAARIGGDALAPGAAAAAVPAAAPGVVPSLPGPAEILDLNDLLTAAALPTANLITIRLDPDGTAHFALPRAEVGQGITTSTAMIIAEELDLPLDRIRVTLADARPELLFNQLTGGSNTTVSTFTPVRVAAAVARGRLLRAAALELGAAVDTLTTKAGVVTSAAGIRLTYGELAVKAAAVSDTAVAVTLKDRADFRIIGTAQRRIDALAAVTGRKTFAMDVQVPGALPTMVCRPPTINGTVRSVDNRAEVAAMPGITDVVTVSTGVAVRGRTFGQCIDAVRALKVTWGPGTAEGASDATVLQKLRQAELPLAVPPLDLLTKSVDARFTFHFASNGALETNCAVADVRPGSAEIWAGLKSPIVAQEEIALRLGLPVSAVKVHVTEGGGSFGRKLFHDAAAEAAEISQAMGKPVRLMWHRTDDFRQGRTHPMAISRVRATYALGEVLTYEQRHTSVATDFGHGVGEIITSRAAQLPVADLTFSETMFQLTQSSPYHFGVTTQLLNEVDHGFNTGSMRGIYSPNVRCAQELVVDELARRTSRDPLAFRRRFLKDERARAVLDKVAETGRWGRPMAPGTAQGIAVHSEYHAFVAVLAEIDCSPETTGRTIRDACTGPRVTRVVCAVDVGLAVNPRGLEAQMMGGIMDGIALTLTSSLHLRDGRFLESSWDNYFYTRQWNTPPELEIVVMPSTGDEPGGAGELAVAAASAAVACAYGRATGTMPTSFPVNHTAPLPFTPAPAVPPIPASPTDGRDRAL
- a CDS encoding (2Fe-2S)-binding protein; amino-acid sequence: MPQHTFILNGRAVTAEVEDDVRLLWVLRDVLGVTGPKYGCGVGVCQACTSHLNGRAFTPCSVPVGDLDATDEVTTIEGLPATVGRELHPMQEAWLDIDVAQCGYCQPGQIMTAVAAVRRAHEAGREIDEADLDQIRNICRCGTYNRIREAIKEGARRMV